Proteins co-encoded in one Centropristis striata isolate RG_2023a ecotype Rhode Island chromosome 24, C.striata_1.0, whole genome shotgun sequence genomic window:
- the LOC131962864 gene encoding cytochrome P450 20A1, which produces MLDFAIFAVTFVIILVGAVLYLYPSSRRASGIPGLNPTDEKDGNLQDIVSRGSLHEFLVSLHQEFGSVASFWFGGRPVVSLGSVQQLQQHINPNHSTDSFETMLKSLLGYQSGMGGGAAETVIRKKVYESAINSTLKNNFPIVLKLVEELVGKWKSFPEAQHTPLCAHLLGLAMKTVTQLALGESFRDDAEVLSFCKNHDAIWSVIGKGYLDGSLEKSSSRKGHYEKALSDMETKLLSVAKERKAQRKQTAFVDALHQSSLTERQIKEDCMVFTLAGCVITANLCIWALHFLSTSEEVQEKLYQELEEVLGSDPISLDKIPQLRYCQQVLNETVRTAKLTPVAARLQEVEGKVDQHVIPKESLVIYALGVVLQDSDTWSTPYRFDPDRFEEESVRKSFCLLGFSGSQTCPELRFAYTVATVLLSTLVRQLKLHQLKGQVMEVRSELVSTPKDETWITFSRRSQN; this is translated from the exons ATGCTGGACTTTGCCATCTTCGCTGTCacttttgtcatcattttggtCGGCGCTGTTCTCTATTTGTACCCG TCATCCAGAAGGGCCTCTGGCATCCCAGGTCTAAATCCTACAGATGAGAA GGATGGGAACCTGCAGGACATCGTCAGCAGAGGCAGTCTGCATGAGTTCCTCGTCAGTCTTCATCAGGAGTTTGGGTCTGTGGCATCGTTCTGGTTTGGCGGGCGACCGGTGGTCAGCCTGGGCTCCGTGCAGCAGCTACAGCAACACATCAACCCCAACCACAGCA ctgactcctttgaGACGATGCTGAAGTCGTTGCTAGGTTACCAGTCAGGAATGGGCGGTGGGGCAGCAGAGACCGTGATCAGGAAAAAGGTGTATGAGAGCGCCATCAACAGCACGCTGAAGAACAACTTCCCTATTGTGCTCAAG CTGGTGGAGGAACTGGTGGGAAAGTGGAAGTCATTCCCGGAGGCTCAGCACACCCCTCTGTGTGCCCACCTGCTGGGTCTGGCCATGAAGACCGTCACCCAGCTGGCTCTGGGCGAGAGCTTCAGGGACGACGCGGAGGTTCTGTCCTTCTGCAAGAATCACGACGCG ATCTGGTCGGTTATTGGGAAAGGCTACTTGGACGGCTCCCTGGAGAAGAGCTCCAGCAGGAAGGGACACTATGAGAAGG CTCTGTCAGACATGGAGACCAAGCTGTTGTCAGTGGCGAAGGAAAGAAAAGCCCAGAGGAAGCAGACGGCGTTTGTGGACGCTCTGCATCAGTCCAGCCTCACAGAACGACAG atCAAGGAGGACTGTATGGTTTTCACTTTAGCCGGATGTGTCATCACTGCCAACT TGTGTATCTGGGCTCTTCACTTCCTGTCCACCTCAGAGGAAGTTCAGGAAAAACTGTACCAGGAACTGGAGGAAGTTTTAGGTTCGGACCCCATTTCATTGGACAAGATTCCTCAGCTCAG ATACTGCCAGCAGGTCCTCAACGAGACGGTGAGGACTGCCAAGCTGACCCCCGTCGCGGCTCGGCTTCAGGAAGTGGAGGGCAAAGTCGATCAACATGTCATCCCCAAAGAG tcTTTGGTCATCTACGCTCTGGGAGTGGTCCTGCAAGATTCTGACACCTGGAGCACCCCATACAG GTTTGACCCAGATCGATTTGAGGAGGAATCGGTCAGGAAGAGCTTCTGTCTGCTCGGATTCTCAGGGAGTCAAACGTGCCCAGAACTCAG GTTTGCCTACACTGTAGCTACAGTCCTGCTCAGCACGCTGGTGCGCCAGCTGAAGCTTCACCAGTTGAAAGGTCAGGTCATGGAGGTCCGGTCTGAGCTGGTATCCACACCTAAAGATGAAACCTGGATCACCTTCAGCAGAAGAAGCCAGAACTAA
- the tmem237b gene encoding transmembrane protein 237B, whose translation MDTGGSKRMKPRELPPLPQRGQRSLPSMPSQDTVGEVPATKHKKKRVRKETNGVDDMSDHGMEMGGYGSRRESEIGEQLSSEATTDAPPQRRRKKKKAATIDLDDDQADLVNGDAADQTTDGEEVVKKPKKKKKSKVVESQLPDELDVEEDDIVTGTPPPIPQQSLFTAPQGHSRPVGKVFVEKSRRFQPTERSNWRKTSDQTDIMSDFDITNTMTTKDVSMSVHIGFRRLGMYFQGFLAGYAMWNVVLVYGLAGQHLTALSNLLEQYNSLAYPSQSLLNMLLTISTVAAFDRVNLAEGTDALHDFKRLNPLAVASFLYFSALVLNLSQQMTSDRINLYPTFNTTLWPPGMEHQILHPWATVNLVVALLVGVAWFLISTQSEKDDHTEKYLNEMVIEPLKPEDKSEMTA comes from the exons ATGGATACCGGAGGCTCAAAG AGGATGAAACCCCGCGAGCTCCCGCCTCTTCCACAG CGAGGACAACGATCACTTCCTTCAATGCCGAG TCAAGACACAGTTG GAGAAGTACCAGCGACAAAACATAAGAAGAAGAGGGTGAGAAAGGAGACGAATGGAGTCGATGATATGAGCG ATCACGGAATGGAAATGGGAGGCTACGGCAGCCGCAGGGAGTCTGAGATCGGAGAGCAGCTGAGCTCCGAAGCTACGACGGATGCACCgcctcagaggaggaggaagaagaagaaagctgCTACCATCG ATCTTGATGATGACCAAGCCGACCTGGTGAACGGAGATGCAGCAGATCAGACCACCGATGGAGAGGAAGTGgtcaaaaaacccaaaaagaaaaa GAAGTCCAAAGTGGTTGAATCACAGCTTCCCGATGAGTTGGACGTAGAGGAGGATGATATCGTCACGGGAACGCCTCCTCCCATCCCCCAGCAGTCCCTGTTCACGGCCCCGCAGGGTCACAGCCGTCCGGTGGGGAAAGTGTTTGTGGAGAAGAGCA GGCGTTTCCAGCCTACTGAGCGCTCCAACTGGAGGAAGACCAGCGACCAGACCGACATCATGTCGGACTTCGACATTACGAACACCATGACCACCAAAGACGTTTCTATGAGCGTGCACATAGGCTTCAG GAGGTTGGGTATGTATTTTCAAGGCTTCCTGGCGGGCTACGCCATGTGGAACGTGGTGTTGGTGTACGGGTTAGCGGGGCAGCACCTCACCGCTCTGTCCAACCTGCTGGAGCAGTACAACAGCCTGGCTTACCCCTCACAGTCTCTGCTCAACATGCTGCTCACCATCAGCACGGTGGCCGCCTTCGACAG AGTGAACCTGGCCGAAGGCACTGATGCTCTGCATGACTTCAAGAGGCTGAACCCCCTCGCTGTGGCCTCGTTCT TGTATTTCTCAGCATTGGTCCTCAATCTGAGCCAGCAGATGACCAGCGACAGAATCAACTTGTACCCAACCTTCAACACAACACTATG GCCCCCAGGAATGGAACACCAGATTCTCCACCCATGGGCGACAGTCAACCTGGTGGTGGCTCTGCTGGTGGGGGTGGCCTGGTTCCTCATCTCCACCCAATCAGAAAAAGATGATCATACAGAGA AGTATCTGAATGAGATGGTGATTGAGCCTCTGAAGCCAGAGGACAAGTCAGAAATGACcgcctga